In the Verrucomicrobiia bacterium genome, one interval contains:
- a CDS encoding ABC transporter permease — MQRHFRELSVAAALLALLSALAIWAPNFFEPQPLLSRLAAAAPRLLIACGVALVLITRQIDISVGSLFAVCGTVAALAAAAGSPLPFAILAALAVGALGGALNGLLVAALGLPSIVVTLAMMVTLREALRLGRQGVFINLPDGAQWFGLPMVHGQILIGTLALAVLVALALALRHLAAGRHLYAVGSDAEAARLAGLRPRLVTFTTFVLLGTLTGLAAVLHAVQSPQVDPAAGRGLELEAIAAAVVGGVAVTGGRGNLWGVLAGLLLLTCVTPALTYLGVKPHWDRASQGAIILLAVAADGLRQRRSRP; from the coding sequence ATCCAGCGTCACTTCCGCGAACTCTCCGTCGCCGCCGCGCTCCTCGCCCTCCTGAGCGCCCTCGCCATCTGGGCCCCGAACTTCTTCGAACCCCAGCCCCTCCTCTCCCGCCTCGCCGCCGCCGCCCCACGCCTCCTCATCGCCTGCGGGGTCGCCCTCGTCCTCATCACCCGCCAGATCGACATCTCCGTCGGCTCCCTCTTCGCCGTCTGCGGCACCGTCGCCGCCCTCGCCGCCGCCGCCGGCTCGCCCCTCCCCTTCGCTATCCTCGCCGCCCTCGCCGTCGGTGCCCTCGGCGGCGCTCTCAACGGCCTCCTCGTCGCCGCCCTCGGCCTTCCCTCGATCGTGGTCACCCTCGCCATGATGGTCACCCTCCGCGAAGCCCTTCGCCTCGGCCGCCAGGGCGTCTTCATCAATCTCCCCGACGGCGCCCAGTGGTTCGGCCTCCCCATGGTCCACGGCCAGATCCTCATCGGCACCCTCGCCCTCGCCGTCCTCGTCGCCCTCGCCCTCGCCCTCCGTCACCTCGCCGCCGGGCGCCACCTCTATGCCGTCGGCTCCGATGCCGAAGCCGCCCGCCTCGCAGGGCTCCGCCCGCGCCTCGTCACCTTCACCACCTTCGTCCTCCTCGGCACCCTCACCGGCCTCGCCGCCGTCCTCCACGCCGTCCAGTCCCCCCAGGTCGATCCCGCCGCCGGACGCGGACTCGAACTCGAAGCCATCGCCGCCGCCGTCGTCGGCGGCGTCGCCGTCACCGGCGGACGCGGGAACCTCTGGGGCGTCCTCGCCGGCCTCCTCCTCCTCACCTGCGTCACCCCCGCCCTCACCTACCTCGGGGTCAAACCCCACTGGGACCGCGCCAGCCAGGGCGCCATCATTCTCCTCGCCGTCGCCGCCGACGGACTCCGCCAACGCCGTTCCCGCCCCTGA
- a CDS encoding sugar ABC transporter ATP-binding protein, whose protein sequence is MVLSSPLSCAIVGLTASPCPRLSSLPQPCQSTSVKGLATSAPPPLYSPRRPPDVSAPILQLDAITKSFGAVRALQGVSFDLLPGEVHALLGENGAGKSTLIKIVTGAHAPDQGSLTVLGHAVRHLSPAAAHRLGIACIYQQPALFADLTVAENIALRLEPVRPFHRVRWSAHRHRARALLDRIGAHIPPEAEVRTLSMPEQQLVEMACVVGSNARIVIMDEPSACLTRREQDRLFAIVRQLRSDGVGIVYISHRLEEIFALANRVTVLRDGRSVGTRPIPRPDLPAPAPETPPVSESELIGLMVGREWSHLFPPPEGVPGDVVLSLRKVSCPAAGLHDIDLDLRAGEILGLAGLIGAGRTELARTLFGLTPVGSGRILLQGQPVRLRSPIDAVAHGIACVPEDRRRHGVILDLPVAHNLTLAIHPRIFPGTWIRRTAERHLALESIRHLAIRTSGPDAPVATLSGGNQQKVALGRWLATRPKILILDEPTQGVDVGAKSEIHRLIRQLARDGLAVLMISSDLPEILGMSDRIAVMRAGRLVANLPAQSSAHDVMAAALGQTGGNP, encoded by the coding sequence ATGGTTCTATCCTCTCCTCTCTCATGTGCGATTGTCGGGCTCACCGCAAGTCCCTGTCCCCGACTATCGAGCCTGCCCCAACCCTGTCAATCGACCTCGGTCAAAGGACTGGCCACTTCCGCCCCGCCCCCGCTTTACTCCCCCCGCCGCCCGCCCGACGTGAGCGCACCCATCCTCCAACTCGACGCCATCACCAAGTCCTTCGGCGCCGTCCGCGCCCTCCAGGGCGTCTCCTTCGATCTCCTGCCCGGCGAAGTCCATGCCCTCCTCGGCGAAAATGGCGCGGGCAAGTCCACCCTCATCAAAATCGTCACCGGTGCCCACGCCCCGGACCAGGGCTCCCTCACCGTCCTGGGCCACGCCGTCCGCCACCTCTCCCCCGCCGCCGCCCACCGCCTCGGCATCGCCTGCATCTATCAGCAACCCGCCCTCTTCGCCGACCTCACCGTCGCCGAAAACATCGCCCTCCGCCTCGAACCCGTCCGCCCCTTCCACCGCGTCCGCTGGTCCGCTCACCGTCACCGCGCCCGGGCCCTCCTCGACCGCATCGGGGCCCACATCCCCCCGGAGGCCGAGGTCCGCACCCTCTCCATGCCCGAACAGCAGCTCGTCGAGATGGCCTGCGTCGTCGGCTCCAATGCCCGTATCGTCATCATGGACGAACCCAGCGCCTGCCTCACCCGCCGTGAACAGGACCGCCTCTTCGCCATCGTCCGCCAACTCCGCTCCGACGGCGTCGGCATCGTCTATATCTCCCATCGCCTCGAGGAAATCTTCGCCCTCGCCAACCGCGTCACCGTCCTCCGCGATGGCCGCTCGGTCGGCACCCGCCCCATCCCGCGACCCGACCTCCCCGCCCCCGCCCCCGAAACCCCGCCCGTATCCGAATCCGAACTGATCGGCCTCATGGTCGGACGCGAATGGTCCCACCTCTTCCCCCCGCCGGAAGGCGTCCCCGGTGACGTCGTGCTCAGCCTCCGCAAGGTCTCCTGCCCCGCCGCCGGCCTCCACGACATCGACCTCGATCTCCGCGCCGGCGAAATCCTCGGCCTCGCCGGCCTCATCGGCGCCGGCCGCACCGAACTCGCCCGCACCCTCTTCGGCCTCACCCCGGTCGGGTCCGGTCGGATCCTCCTCCAGGGTCAGCCCGTCCGCCTTCGTTCCCCCATCGATGCCGTGGCCCACGGCATCGCCTGCGTCCCCGAAGACCGCCGCCGCCACGGAGTCATCCTCGACCTCCCCGTCGCCCACAACCTCACCCTCGCCATCCATCCCCGCATCTTCCCCGGCACCTGGATCCGTCGCACCGCCGAACGTCACCTCGCCCTCGAGTCCATCCGCCATCTCGCCATCCGCACCTCCGGTCCCGATGCCCCGGTCGCCACCCTCAGCGGCGGCAACCAGCAGAAGGTCGCCCTCGGACGCTGGCTCGCCACCCGCCCGAAAATCCTCATCCTCGACGAACCCACCCAGGGCGTGGACGTCGGAGCCAAGTCCGAAATCCACCGCCTCATCCGCCAGCTCGCCCGTGACGGTCTCGCCGTCCTCATGATCTCCAGCGATCTCCCCGAAATCCTCGGCATGAGCGACCGCATCGCCGTCATGCGCGCCGGCCGCCTCGTCGCCAACCTCCCCGCGCAATCCTCCGCCCACGACGTCATGGCGGCCGCGCTCGGCCAGACCGGAGGCAACCCGTGA
- a CDS encoding DUF883 family protein, translating into MTPSSLTREAAERLLEDLRTVIRDGQEVLRAGADDLNEKGKEARARLEDALRRAKSTCEQFEGRAGDAAREVESAIREHPLTSVGAAFGVGVLLGVLLNNRR; encoded by the coding sequence ATGACACCATCATCACTTACCCGGGAAGCGGCGGAGCGTCTGTTGGAGGATCTCCGGACGGTCATACGAGACGGACAGGAAGTGTTGCGGGCGGGGGCCGACGATTTGAACGAGAAGGGGAAGGAAGCCCGGGCCCGGCTGGAGGATGCCTTGCGGCGGGCGAAATCGACCTGCGAACAGTTCGAGGGTCGGGCGGGAGACGCGGCGCGGGAGGTGGAGAGCGCGATCCGGGAGCATCCGTTGACCAGCGTTGGGGCGGCGTTTGGGGTGGGGGTGCTGCTGGGGGTGCTGTTGAACAACCGGCGGTGA
- a CDS encoding phage holin family protein, giving the protein MNPRPAGSAGGPEDGTWRLIAKRVAQLVATRLELLGFELAEERRAATELIVLLSVGAVFGALAVVILTVGLVLALPPEWRPWGALATGVGYGGVAGWAFLRVRRLLRGRSAPFAATVSELKRDKEWLEGLK; this is encoded by the coding sequence GTGAATCCCCGGCCTGCAGGTTCAGCCGGCGGACCGGAAGACGGTACGTGGCGGCTCATCGCGAAGCGGGTGGCGCAACTGGTCGCCACCCGCCTGGAGCTTTTGGGATTTGAGTTGGCGGAGGAACGGAGGGCGGCGACGGAGTTGATTGTGCTGCTGTCGGTGGGGGCGGTTTTCGGGGCGCTGGCGGTGGTGATCCTGACGGTGGGACTGGTGCTGGCATTACCGCCGGAATGGCGGCCCTGGGGGGCGCTGGCGACGGGAGTGGGTTATGGGGGCGTGGCGGGATGGGCCTTTCTCAGGGTGCGCCGCCTGTTGCGGGGGCGATCGGCGCCCTTTGCGGCGACGGTGTCGGAACTGAAGCGGGACAAGGAATGGCTGGAGGGGTTGAAGTGA
- a CDS encoding helix-turn-helix transcriptional regulator, whose amino-acid sequence MKAVIDLPQKSSAPRADRRLTLVELANGTRRAAISQPPLLSSRAAPWSSLFLEHHPAGRRQDVANVTSLEHVLIAQIEGPSILEWRDNGHYRSICFLPGQVIFVPALLPFSCRTLHSGEIVAVALDPQFVRLATHDLARGPNSVDLIPRIPMDDPFVHSLIMSLHREVQDGCPAGATYGESLATALAAHLVARHSECGALPAPSNGGLSRAQLRQAIDFLQARLADDITIGQLAAHCSLSTFHFARLFKRATGLSPHQYLIRCRVERARELLLASSKPTAEVALEVGFCDQSHLTTHFRKVFGITPREFRRQHSPGRLLPETA is encoded by the coding sequence GTGAAGGCTGTCATCGACCTCCCACAGAAGTCCTCCGCACCGCGTGCGGACCGGCGCTTGACCCTCGTGGAACTGGCCAACGGCACCCGCCGCGCCGCCATCTCCCAACCCCCGCTGCTCTCCAGTCGCGCCGCTCCGTGGTCCAGCCTGTTCCTCGAACATCACCCCGCTGGCCGGCGCCAGGACGTCGCCAACGTCACGTCCCTCGAACATGTCCTCATCGCCCAGATCGAGGGACCCTCCATCCTCGAATGGCGCGACAATGGCCATTACCGCTCCATCTGCTTCCTCCCGGGCCAGGTCATCTTCGTCCCCGCCCTTCTCCCATTCTCCTGCCGCACCCTTCACAGCGGTGAGATCGTGGCCGTCGCCCTCGATCCCCAGTTCGTCCGCCTGGCCACTCACGACCTGGCCCGCGGCCCCAATTCTGTCGACCTGATCCCACGGATCCCCATGGACGATCCGTTCGTGCACAGCCTGATCATGTCCCTCCACCGCGAAGTCCAGGATGGCTGTCCGGCCGGTGCCACCTACGGCGAATCGCTCGCCACCGCCCTCGCCGCCCATCTCGTCGCCCGCCATTCCGAATGCGGTGCCCTCCCCGCTCCCTCCAACGGCGGCCTCAGCCGCGCCCAACTCCGCCAGGCCATCGACTTTCTCCAGGCCCGCCTGGCCGACGACATCACCATCGGCCAACTCGCCGCCCACTGCAGCCTCAGCACCTTCCACTTCGCCCGGCTCTTCAAGCGCGCCACCGGCCTCTCCCCCCACCAGTACCTCATTCGGTGCCGCGTCGAACGTGCCCGCGAACTCCTCCTCGCCTCCTCCAAACCCACCGCCGAGGTCGCCCTCGAAGTCGGCTTCTGCGACCAAAGCCACCTCACCACCCACTTCCGCAAGGTCTTCGGCATCACCCCCCGCGAATTCCGACGCCAGCACAGCCCGGGCAGGTTGCTCCCGGAAACGGCCTGA
- a CDS encoding exo-alpha-sialidase: MSRPAIPLRPIRPSGPCRLHAGSARATPLRPLPPCAIPSPNGSRSTGHPRPTSRLLTASLLATVALVLLTHLPASLAAPRLRQADTPFLNARLIFPPEHWHNHGSTLIETRRGDLLVCWFHGSGERRADDVVIRGARLRRGAGTWSEPFLLADTPGYPDTNCTLFLDGQGRLWLIWPTILANLWESALLKYRISDDFERPGPPRWKQDGVLHVTPGPEFQEAVQAWLPSVERRLESDPMPDSMRREVERYLDVFRHQVEDKLYLRLGWMTRAHPYLHEGHRIILPLYHDGFSCSLMAVSDDHGATWTTTAPLLGGGNIQPHILQRRDGSLVAYMRDNGPPPKRVPQSESRDGGLTWSPVTNSDIPNPGAGTDGVVLHDGRWLFIGNDTESGRHRLVVMLSDDDGLTWSHRRALEDDPPGPLAGRYHYPSILQSRDGTLHVTYSHHLSTARTDLPLDGHGKPAHSSIKHAHFNIAWVLAGERLP, from the coding sequence ATGTCCCGCCCCGCAATCCCATTGCGGCCCATCCGGCCGTCCGGACCATGCCGTCTCCACGCCGGTTCCGCCCGCGCCACCCCCCTGCGTCCACTCCCGCCATGCGCCATCCCTTCCCCGAACGGATCGCGGTCCACGGGACACCCTCGCCCGACCTCCCGCCTGCTCACCGCGAGCCTCCTCGCAACGGTCGCCCTGGTCCTCCTGACCCATCTCCCCGCCTCCCTCGCCGCCCCACGCCTCCGCCAGGCCGACACCCCCTTCCTCAATGCCCGCCTCATCTTCCCTCCCGAACACTGGCACAACCACGGCTCCACCCTCATCGAAACCCGCCGCGGCGACCTCCTCGTCTGCTGGTTCCACGGCTCCGGCGAACGCCGCGCCGATGACGTCGTGATCCGCGGTGCCCGTCTCCGCCGAGGTGCCGGAACCTGGAGCGAACCCTTCCTCCTCGCCGACACCCCCGGCTACCCCGACACCAACTGCACCCTCTTCCTCGACGGACAAGGCCGCCTCTGGCTCATCTGGCCCACCATCCTCGCCAACCTCTGGGAAAGCGCCCTCCTCAAATACCGGATCAGCGACGATTTCGAACGTCCGGGTCCGCCCCGCTGGAAACAGGACGGCGTCCTCCACGTCACCCCGGGACCCGAGTTCCAGGAGGCCGTCCAGGCGTGGCTCCCCTCGGTCGAACGCCGGCTCGAATCCGATCCCATGCCCGATTCCATGCGCCGCGAAGTCGAACGTTACCTCGATGTCTTCCGACACCAGGTCGAGGACAAACTCTACCTCCGCCTCGGCTGGATGACCCGCGCCCATCCCTACCTCCACGAAGGCCACCGCATCATCCTGCCCCTCTATCACGACGGCTTCTCCTGCTCCCTCATGGCCGTCTCCGACGATCATGGCGCCACTTGGACCACCACCGCCCCCCTGCTTGGCGGTGGCAATATCCAACCCCACATCCTCCAGCGCCGCGACGGTTCCCTCGTCGCCTACATGCGCGACAACGGACCCCCGCCCAAACGCGTCCCCCAAAGCGAATCCCGCGACGGCGGCCTCACCTGGTCCCCGGTCACCAATTCCGACATCCCCAATCCGGGCGCCGGCACCGACGGCGTGGTCCTCCACGACGGACGCTGGCTCTTCATCGGCAACGACACCGAATCCGGACGCCACCGCCTGGTGGTGATGCTCTCCGACGACGACGGTCTCACCTGGTCCCATCGTCGGGCCCTCGAAGACGACCCCCCCGGCCCCCTCGCCGGTCGTTACCATTACCCCAGCATCCTCCAGTCCCGCGACGGCACTCTCCACGTCACCTACAGCCATCACCTCAGTACCGCCCGGACGGATCTGCCCCTTGATGGCCATGGCAAACCCGCCCACTCCTCGATCAAACACGCCCACTTCAACATCGCCTGGGTGCTCGCCGGGGAACGCCTCCCCTGA
- a CDS encoding rhodanese-like domain-containing protein, which produces MNGRVQRRLAAGVVAVAVWMAGATGVWGEESGIGGSGLPGVRHVDVDGAERLLREERGVVVLDVRTPREFSEGRIAGSTNLDFNHRGFARELAKLDREKTYLVTCAVGGRSGKALPLLSKLGFKSVVHLDGGVKAWEAAGKPVGK; this is translated from the coding sequence ATGAACGGGCGAGTGCAACGAAGACTTGCGGCGGGCGTGGTGGCCGTCGCGGTGTGGATGGCCGGGGCGACGGGGGTGTGGGGTGAGGAAAGCGGCATCGGGGGATCCGGCCTGCCCGGGGTGCGGCATGTGGATGTGGACGGGGCGGAGCGGTTACTGCGGGAGGAGCGGGGGGTGGTGGTGCTGGATGTGCGGACGCCGAGGGAGTTTTCGGAGGGACGAATCGCGGGATCGACGAACCTCGATTTCAACCATCGGGGATTTGCGAGGGAACTGGCGAAGCTGGACCGGGAGAAGACCTACCTGGTCACCTGCGCGGTGGGGGGGCGGAGCGGCAAGGCGTTGCCGTTGCTTTCGAAGCTGGGTTTCAAGTCGGTGGTGCACCTGGATGGCGGGGTGAAGGCGTGGGAGGCGGCGGGGAAACCGGTTGGCAAGTAG
- the hrpB gene encoding ATP-dependent helicase HrpB yields MGGGGETGWQVGVDTLPIRALEGPLRVALGRVSRVVLTAPTGSGKSTQVPQMLVRGGLAGTGQVVVLQPRRLATRLLAKRVAEELGVPLGGEVGYRIRFENISGRDTRILFVTEGILLRQLLENPRLEGVSAVIFDEFHERHLYGDITLARALQAQEAGRPDLRLIVMSATLETGRLAAYLEPCEVLSAEGRTYPVEIEYAERPAYSDARPVWERAAEAVGDLVRRGEMGDGLVFMPGAFEIQRTLEALRGRPEARGCLLLPLHGELPVRDQDAAVARYDRRKIVVTTNVAETSLTIDGVRWVIDSGLARVPRHDPGRGINTLLVERISRASADQRAGRAGRTAPGVCRRLWSHEEQASRPAAEVPEVRRLDLAEVVLMLKAGGVEDLGTFRWLDAPEPAAIEHAEEVLRDLGAVEAVRGTVGGSGAEAEAGAEAEAGSSGSRLTALGRRLLTFPVHPRYARLLLAARDEGCVYHGALIAALTQGRDILLRKVDRETERFREDRLGDVEASDFFRLIRAWEYASAAEFRLEACQRVGIHAAAARQVAPLLRAFLGLAEREGWDTRPGALDETRLRRCVLTAFSDHVARRLDRGTLRCEMVHGRRGVLARESAVQDAMLLVVAEAREVGGRSGEVNTILSLATAIEAGWLEEMFPWDLKSEVRVSYDGVAKRVVAEGLVTFRGLAIDTWRVDPPPAEAAARLLADEVLAGRLTLTRWDHGVDQWILRLNALARWCPELGLPPIGEDERRELVAQICHGAAGYRDLKEREVRGVVRGWLNAEQQRWIDQHAPERVTLSNGRTPKVVYSAGTPPCVALRIQELQGVTQVPRLAMGRVLVTVQILAPNMRPVQVTQDLANFWREHYPRVKSELQRKYPKHAWPSVSPEGG; encoded by the coding sequence GTGGGAGGCGGCGGGGAAACCGGTTGGCAAGTAGGGGTGGACACGCTGCCCATTCGAGCGTTGGAGGGGCCGCTAAGGGTGGCCCTGGGCCGGGTGTCGCGGGTGGTGCTGACGGCCCCGACGGGTTCGGGGAAGTCCACCCAGGTGCCGCAGATGCTGGTGCGTGGCGGACTGGCCGGGACCGGGCAGGTGGTGGTGTTGCAGCCGCGGCGGCTGGCGACGCGGTTGCTGGCGAAGCGGGTGGCGGAGGAGTTGGGGGTGCCGCTGGGAGGGGAGGTCGGGTACCGGATCCGGTTCGAGAACATCTCGGGCCGCGACACACGGATCCTGTTTGTCACCGAGGGGATTCTGCTGCGGCAATTGCTGGAGAACCCGCGGCTGGAGGGGGTGTCGGCGGTGATCTTCGATGAATTTCATGAGCGACATCTTTACGGGGACATCACCCTGGCGCGGGCCTTGCAGGCGCAGGAGGCGGGACGTCCGGACCTGCGGCTGATCGTGATGTCGGCGACGTTGGAGACCGGCCGGCTGGCGGCCTATCTCGAACCGTGCGAGGTGCTGTCGGCGGAAGGGCGGACGTACCCCGTCGAGATCGAGTATGCGGAGCGGCCGGCGTATTCGGATGCGCGTCCGGTGTGGGAACGGGCGGCAGAGGCGGTTGGGGATCTGGTGCGCCGGGGGGAGATGGGGGACGGGCTGGTGTTCATGCCGGGCGCGTTCGAGATCCAGCGGACACTGGAGGCGTTGCGGGGACGTCCGGAGGCGCGGGGGTGTCTGCTGCTCCCGCTGCATGGGGAGTTGCCGGTGCGGGATCAGGACGCCGCGGTGGCGCGGTACGACCGTCGCAAGATTGTGGTGACGACGAACGTGGCGGAGACCTCGCTCACGATCGACGGAGTGCGCTGGGTGATCGACAGCGGGCTGGCGCGGGTGCCGCGTCATGATCCCGGACGCGGGATCAACACGCTGCTGGTCGAGCGGATCAGCCGGGCGTCGGCGGACCAGCGGGCAGGGAGGGCGGGACGAACGGCTCCGGGGGTGTGCCGTCGGTTGTGGTCGCATGAGGAACAGGCGTCGCGGCCAGCGGCTGAAGTGCCCGAGGTGCGGCGTCTCGATCTGGCGGAAGTGGTGCTGATGTTGAAGGCGGGGGGTGTGGAGGATCTGGGGACGTTTCGCTGGCTGGATGCACCGGAGCCGGCGGCGATCGAGCATGCGGAGGAAGTTCTGCGGGACTTGGGTGCGGTGGAGGCGGTGCGGGGGACAGTCGGTGGCTCGGGAGCGGAGGCGGAAGCGGGAGCGGAAGCGGAAGCGGGAAGTTCGGGCAGCCGGTTGACAGCGCTGGGGCGGCGGCTGCTGACGTTCCCGGTGCATCCGCGGTATGCGCGGCTGCTGCTGGCGGCGCGGGACGAGGGGTGCGTGTATCACGGCGCCCTGATTGCGGCGCTGACGCAGGGGCGGGACATCCTGTTGCGGAAGGTGGATCGGGAGACCGAGCGGTTCCGGGAGGATCGGCTGGGGGACGTGGAGGCGTCGGACTTCTTCCGGCTGATCCGGGCGTGGGAGTATGCGTCGGCGGCGGAGTTCCGGTTGGAGGCGTGTCAGCGGGTGGGGATCCATGCGGCGGCAGCGCGGCAGGTGGCGCCCTTGCTGCGGGCGTTTCTCGGGCTGGCGGAACGGGAGGGATGGGACACGCGGCCGGGCGCGCTGGACGAGACACGATTGCGCCGGTGTGTGTTGACGGCGTTTTCGGACCATGTCGCGCGGCGGCTCGACCGGGGGACGTTGCGGTGCGAGATGGTGCATGGGCGGCGCGGGGTGCTGGCGCGGGAAAGTGCGGTGCAGGACGCGATGCTTTTGGTGGTGGCGGAGGCTCGGGAGGTGGGGGGACGCAGTGGCGAAGTGAACACGATTCTTTCCCTGGCCACGGCGATTGAAGCGGGCTGGCTGGAAGAGATGTTTCCCTGGGATTTGAAGTCGGAGGTCCGGGTGTCCTACGACGGAGTGGCCAAGCGGGTGGTGGCCGAGGGGTTGGTGACGTTTCGCGGGCTGGCCATCGACACCTGGCGGGTGGATCCGCCACCGGCGGAAGCGGCGGCGCGATTGCTGGCGGACGAGGTACTGGCGGGGCGCCTGACTTTGACCCGTTGGGACCACGGCGTGGACCAGTGGATTCTGCGGTTGAACGCCCTGGCGCGGTGGTGTCCGGAACTGGGGTTGCCGCCGATCGGTGAGGACGAGCGACGGGAGTTGGTGGCGCAGATCTGCCATGGGGCGGCCGGCTACCGGGATCTCAAGGAGCGCGAGGTTCGGGGCGTAGTGCGGGGCTGGCTCAATGCGGAGCAGCAGCGATGGATCGACCAGCATGCTCCCGAGCGGGTGACGCTCTCCAACGGACGCACGCCGAAGGTGGTTTACAGCGCCGGGACGCCGCCTTGCGTCGCGCTGCGGATCCAGGAATTGCAGGGGGTCACCCAGGTGCCGCGGTTGGCCATGGGACGGGTGCTGGTGACCGTGCAGATTCTGGCGCCGAACATGCGTCCGGTGCAGGTGACACAGGACCTGGCGAACTTCTGGCGGGAACATTATCCGCGGGTGAAGTCGGAACTGCAGAGGAAGTATCCGAAGCACGCCTGGCCCAGTGTCTCGCCGGAGGGTGGGTGA